Proteins found in one Saccharomyces kudriavzevii IFO 1802 strain IFO1802 genome assembly, chromosome: 11 genomic segment:
- the MCR1 gene encoding cytochrome-b5 reductase (similar to Saccharomyces cerevisiae MCR1 (YKL150W); ancestral locus Anc_5.255): protein MFSRLSRSHSKAFPIALGTAAIAAAAALYFANRNQYSFLFNESNKVFKGDDKWVDLPISKIEEESHDTKRFTFKLPTEDSEMGLVLASALFAKFVTPKGSNVVRPYTPVSDLSQKGHFQLVIKHYDGGKMSSHLFGLKANDTVSFKGPIMKWKWQSNQFKSITLLGAGTGINPLYQLAHHIVQNSKDKTKVNLLYGNKTPQDILLKKELDDLQEKYPDKFNVTYFVDDKQEVQEFDGEVGFISKDFIQEHVPGPKEDTHLFVCGPPPFMNAYSGEKKSPKDQGELIGILNNLGYSKDQVFKF from the coding sequence ATGTTTTCCAGATTATCCAGATCCCACTCAAAGGCATTTCCAATTGCTCTAGGTACAGCAGCTATTGCAGCCGCAGCGGCACTCTATTTTGCCAATCGTAATCAATATTCATTTCTCTTCAATGAATCCAACAAAGTGTTTAAAGGTGACGACAAATGGGTTGATTTGCCTATATCTAAAATAGAGGAGGAATCCCATGACACCAAAAGGTTTACTTTCAAGTTGCCAACGGAAGATTCAGAAATGGGTTTGGTTCTAGCATCCGCTCTGTTTGCCAAATTCGTTACACCAAAGGGTTCTAACGTGGTTAGGCCATACACTCCTGTGAGTGATCTTTCCCAAAAGGGCCATTTCCAATTGGTCATCAAGCATTACGACGGTGGTAAGATGAGTTCACATCTATTCGGCCTGAAAGCAAATGACACCGTTTCATTTAAGGGTCCTATCATGAAATGGAAGTGGCAATCCAACCAATTTAAGTCAATAACGTTGTTGGGTGCTGGTACAGGTATCAACCCCTTGTATCAATTGGCCCATCACATAGTTCAAAATTCCAAGGACAAAACGAAGGTTAACTTGTTATACGGTAACAAAACACCTCAAGATATCCTgttaaagaaagagttgGACGACTTGCAGGAGAAGTACCCTGATAAATTCAACGTTACATACTTTGTCGACGATAAACAAGAGGTTCAGGAATTTGATGGCGAAGTCGGCTTCATTTCCAAAGACTTCATTCAAGAGCATGTTCCAGGTCCAAAGGAAGACACACATCTGTTTGTCTGTGGTCCTCCGCCATTCATGAATGCTTATTCaggtgaaaagaaatcaccTAAGGACCAAGGTGAATTGATCGGTATCTTGAATAATCTAGGCTACTCTAAGGATCAAGTTTTCAAGTTTTAA
- the GPM1 gene encoding phosphoglycerate mutase GPM1 (similar to Saccharomyces cerevisiae GPM1 (YKL152C); ancestral locus Anc_5.257), with protein sequence MPKLILVRHGQSEWNEKNLFTGWVDVRLSAKGEQEAARAGELLKEKKVFPDVLYTSKLSRAIQTANIALEKADRLWIPVNRSWRLNERHYGDLQGKDKAETLKKFGEEKFNTYRRSFDVPPPPIDASSPFSQKGDERYKYVDPNVLPETESLALVIDRMLPYWQDVIAKDLLSGKTVMVAAHGNSLRGLVKHLEGISDADIAKLNIPTGIPLVFELDENLKPSKPSYYLDPQAAAAGAAAVANQGKK encoded by the coding sequence ATGCCAAAGTTAATTTTAGTTAGACACGGTCAATCCGAATGGAACGAAAAGAACTTATTCACCGGTTGGGTTGATGTTAGATTATCTGCCAAGGGTGAACAAGAAGCCGCTAGAGCCGGTGAATtgttgaaggaaaagaaggtcTTCCCAGATGTCTTATACACTTCAAAGTTGTCCAGAGCTATCCAAACCGCTAACATTGCTTTGGAAAAGGCTGACAGATTATGGATCCCAGTCAACAGATCCTGGAGATTGAACGAAAGACATTACGGTGATTTACAAGGTAAGGACAAGGCCGAAACTTTAAAGAAGTTCGGTGAAGAAAAGTTCAACACTTACAGAAGATCTTTCGATGTCCCACCTCCACCAATCGACGCTTCTTCTCCATTCTCTCAAAAGGGTGATGAAAGATACAAGTACGTTGACCCAAATGTCTTGCCAGAAACCGAATCTTTGGCTTTGGTCATTGACAGAATGTTGCCATACTGGCAAGATGTCATTGCCAAGGACTTATTGAGCGGTAAGACCGTCATGGTCGCTGCTCACGGTAACTCCTTGAGAGGTTTAGTTAAGCACTTGGAAGGTATCTCTGATGCTGACATTGCTAAGTTGAACATCCCAACCGGTATTCCATTGGTTTTCGAATTGGATGAAAACTTGAAGCCATCTAAGCCATCTTACTACTTGGACCCACAAGCTGCCGCTGCTGGTGCCGCTGCCGTTGCCAACCAAGGTAAGAAATAA
- the APE2 gene encoding metallo-aminopeptidase (similar to Saccharomyces cerevisiae AAP1 (YHR047C) and APE2 (YKL157W); ancestral locus Anc_5.285) gives MLTCKSLLWKNAARGVSLASKVRPCLGPVITHSRHLYNSASSQGDAIRSLHMTKTWKGNKSTNSERVNIVSRRSLFTETSHACAKCQKTSQLINNTPKREILPDNVVPLHYDLIVEPDFETFKFEGSVKIELKINNSGIDTVTLNTIDIDIHCAKLGDIAASKINIKEEQQVTDFVFPEGTLASFKDNVILNIKFTGILNDNMAGFYRAKYEDKLTGETKYMATTQMEPTDARRAFPCFDEPNLKASFAITLVSDPSLTHLSNMDVKNEYIKDGKKFTLFNTTPKMSTYLVAYIIAELKYVESKNFRIPVRVYATPGNEKDGQFAADLTAKTLAFFEKTFGIQYPLPKMDNVAVHEFSAGAMENWGLVTYRVVDLLLDKDNSTLDRIQRVAEVVQHELAHQWFGNLVTMDWWEGLWLNEGFATWMSWYSCNEFQPEWKVWEQYVTDTLQHALGLDSLRSSHPIEVPVKKADEINQIFDAISYSKGASLLRMISKWLGEETFIKGVSQYLSKFKYGNAKTEDLWDALADASGKDVRSVMNIWTKKVGFPVVSVSEEGNGKITFRQNRYLSTADVKADEDTTIYPVFLALKTKDGVDSSFVLNERSKTIELKDQHFFKVNSEQSGIYITSYSDERWAKLGEQADLLSVEDRVGLVADAKTLSASGYTSTINFMNLISKWNKEKSFVVWDQIINSISSLKSTWLFESKETQNALDNFTKQLISSMTHDLGWQFKASDSFSTQRLKVTMFGAACAARDADVERAALKMFTDYCNGNKEAIPALIKPIVFNTAARIGGMENYERIYKIYLNPVSNDEKLAALRSFGRFKEPELLKRTLGYLFDGTVLNQDIYIPMQGMRAHQEGVEILWSWVQKNWDELVKRLPPGLSMLGSVVTLGTSGFTSLQKIDEIKKFFATKSTKGFDQSLAQSLDTITSKAQWVNRDRDVIDKYLKDNGYF, from the coding sequence CAACACCCCAAAACGTGAAATACTTCCCGATAATGTCGTTCCTTTACACTACGATCTAATTGTAGAACCTGATTTTGAAACATTCAAGTTCGAAGGCTCTGTTAAGAttgaattgaaaatcaacaattctGGAATTGACACGGTAACACTAAATACTATTGATATCGATATTCATTGTGCCAAACTTGGCGATATCGCAGCTTCTAAGATTAATATTAAGGAGGAGCAACAGGTTACCGACTTCGTGTTTCCTGAAGGGACCTTAGCCTCTTTTAAGGATAATGtcattttgaatataaaGTTTACTGGTATCTTAAATGATAATATGGCTGGCTTCTATAGAGCCAAATATGAAGACAAGTTAACCGGTGAAACAAAGTATATGGCTACCACTCAAATGGAACCAACGGATGCCAGGAGAGCCTTTCCATGTTTTGATGAGCCCAATTTAAAAGCGTCCTTTGCAATCACTTTAGTCTCAGACCCATCTTTGACACACTTGTCCAACATGGATGTCAAGAACGAATATATCAAGGACGGTAAGAAGTTCACTTTATTTAACACAACTCCTAAAATGTCAACCTATCTCGTTGCTTATATCATTGCTGAATTGAAATATGTCGAATCTAAAAACTTCCGTATTCCTGTCAGAGTTTATGCTACTCCaggtaatgaaaaagatggaCAGTTTGCTGCTGATTTGACTGCGAAGACCTtggcattttttgaaaagacttTTGGCATTCAATATCCCTTGCCTAAAATGGACAACGTTGCAGTCCATGAATTTTCGGCAGGAGCCATGGAAAATTGGGGTTTAGTCACATATAGAGTGGTTGATCTATTATTAGACAAAGACAATTCAACATTGGATCGTATTCAAAGAGTCGCAGAAGTTGTTCAACATGAATTGGCTCACCAATGGTTTGGTAATCTAGTTACCATGGACTGGTGGGAAGGTTTATGGTTAAACGAGGGCTTTGCCACTTGGATGTCATGGTATTCGTGTAATGAATTTCAACCAGAATGGAAAGTCTGGGAGCAGTATGTCACCGATACCTTACAACATGCATTGGGCCTCGATTCTTTGAGATCCTCTCATCCAATTGAAGTACCTGTAAAGAAAGCTGATGAAATCAATCAAATATTTGATGCGATTTCTTACTCAAAGGGTGCTTCTTTGTTGAGGATGATTTCGAAATGGTTAGGCGAAGAAACTTTCATCAAAGGTGTGTCCCAGTATTTGAGTAAATTTAAATATGGCAACGCAAAGACTGAGGATTTATGGGATGCCTTGGCAGACGCTTCGGGCAAGGATGTTCGCTCTGTAATGAATATCTGGACTAAAAAAGTAGGATTTCCTGTCGTCTCAGTTAGCGAAGAGGGAAATGGTAAAATAACCTTTCGCCAAAACCGTTACCTAAGTACAGCCGACGTCAAAGCCGATGAGGATACAACAATTTATCCAGTATTTTTGGCACTGAAGACTAAGGATGGGGTTGACAGCTCTTTTGTATTGAACGAAAGAAGCAAAACCATTGAATTAAAAGAccaacattttttcaaggttAATAGCGAACAATCCGGTATATATATCACATCCTATAGCGATGAAAGATGGGCAAAATTGGGAGAGCAAGCTGACCTATTGTCAGTCGAGGACCGGGTTGGTTTGGTTGCTGATGCCAAAACATTATCCGCTTCCGGCTACACCTCAACTATCAATTTTATGAACTTGATCTCCAAGtggaacaaagaaaagtcATTTGTTGTTTGGGACCAAATAATCAACAGCATATCTTCACTGAAATCTACCTGGTTGTTTGAGTCAAAGGAGACTCAAAATGCTCTTGACAATTTCACGAAACAACTAATCAGCAGCATGACGCATGACTTAGGTTGGCAGTTCAAAGCCTCTGATTCCTTTTCTACCCAGCGTTTGAAAGTCACCATGTTTGGTGCTGCCTGTGCTGCAAGAGATGCTGATGTCGAAAGAGCTGCCCTGAAAATGTTTACTGATTATTGTAATGGTAACAAAGAAGCTATTCCGGCATTGATCAAGCCAATTGTATTTAACACCGCTGCAAGAATTGGTGGCATGGAAAACTACGAGAGGATTTACAAAATCTATTTAAATCCTGTCTCTAACGATGAGAAATTGGCCGCATTGAGATCCTTCGGTAGATTCAAAGAACCTGAATTACTGAAAAGAACTTTAGGCTATCTGTTTGATGGCACTGTCTTGAATCAAGATATCTATATTCCAATGCAAGGCATGAGGGCTCATCAAGAAGGTGTCGAGATCTTATGGAGTTGGGTCCAGAAGAACTGGGATGAACTCGTGAAGAGATTACCTCCTGGTCTTTCAATGTTGGGTTCCGTCGTTACCTTAGGTACTTCTGGTTTTACTTCGCTACAGAAAATAGATGAGATTAAGAAGTTCTTTGCCACCAAGTCTACCAAAGGTTTCGATCAAAGTTTAGCCCAATCATTGGACACCATAACTTCAAAGGCGCAATGGGTCAATAGAGACCGTGATGTGATCGACAAGTACTTGAAGGATAATGGATACTTTTGA
- the SRP102 gene encoding Signal recognition particle receptor subunit beta (similar to Saccharomyces cerevisiae SRP102 (YKL154W); ancestral locus Anc_5.263): MLGSTIIIACLLVIVTTIALVAVQKASSKTRIKQRSYQPSIVIAGPQNSGKTSLLTLLTTDSMRPTVVSQEPLSAANYDGFNIALVDFPGHVKLRYKLFEYLKTRAKFVKGLIFMIDSTTDPRNLTSTAEFLVDVLSITESSCENGVDILIACNKSELFTARPSSKIRDVLESEIQKVIGRRKKSLNEVKRRVNEEQDAENVLDVLQSSHEFKFARLEGSVVAFEGSVSKKNISKWRQWIDEKL; the protein is encoded by the coding sequence ATGCTAGGCAgtactattattattgccTGTTTATTAGTGATAGTAACTACCATAGCGTTGGTGGCAGTGCAAAAGGCATCGTCCAAGACACGGATTAAACAGAGAAGTTACCAACCATCCATTGTCATTGCAGGCCCCCAAAATTCTGGTAAGACCAGCTTGCTCACACTATTAACCACGGATTCTATGAGACCAACTGTTGTATCACAGGAACCGTTATCAGCGGCGAATTATGATGGTTTCAATATTGCTCTAGTCGATTTTCCGGGTCATGTCAAATTACGCTATAAACTCTTCGAATACCTGAAAACAAGAGCCAAATTCGTCAAGGGGCTGATATTCATGATAGATTCCACAACCGATCCCAGGAACTTAACTTCGACGGCAGAGTTTTTGGTAGACGTATTATCAATTACTGAATCTAGCTGTGAAAATGGTGTCGATATTTTGATTGCATGCAATAAGAGCGAATTATTCACTGCAAGACCATCATCAAAGATTAGAGATGTTTTAGAAAGTGAAATCCAAAAAGtaattggaagaagaaagaaatcattgaaTGAGGTTAAAAGAAGAGTCaatgaagaacaagatgCAGAAAATGTATTGGACGTTTTACAATCTTCCCATGAGTTTAAATTTGCAAGGTTGGAAGGGTCTGTAGTTGCCTTTGAGGGCAGTGTCagtaagaaaaatatttctaaATGGCGCCAATGGATAGACGAAAAACTATAG
- the RPS27A gene encoding 40S ribosomal protein eS27 (similar to Saccharomyces cerevisiae RPS27B (YHR021C) and RPS27A (YKL156W); ancestral locus Anc_5.265) yields MVLVQDLLHPTAASEARKHKLKTLVQSPRSYFLDVKCPGCLNITTVFSHAQTAVTCESCSTVLCTPTGGKAKLSEGTSFRRK; encoded by the exons ATG GTTTTAGTTCAAGATTTATTGCACCCAACTGCTGCCTCTGAAGCAAGAAAGCACAAATTAAAGACTTTGGTTCAAAGCCCAAGATCCTACTTTTTAGACGTTAAATGCCCCGGTTGTTTGAACATCACTACAGTTTTCTCTCATGCCCAAACCGCGGTCACTTGCGAATCATGCTCCACAGTATTGTGCACCCCAACTGGTGGTAAGGCCAAGCTTTCTGAAGGTACATCTTTCAGAAGGAAGTAA
- the DBR1 gene encoding RNA lariat debranching enzyme (similar to Saccharomyces cerevisiae DBR1 (YKL149C); ancestral locus Anc_5.254), with amino-acid sequence MTKLRIAVQGCCHGQLNQIYKEVARINSKTPIDLLIILGDFQSIRNAQDFKSIAIPPKYQKLGDFISYYNNEIEAPVPTIFIGGNHESMRHLMLLPHGGYVAKNIYYMGYSNVIWFKGVRIGSLSGIWKQWDFNKQRPSWNYLEKNNWKANIRNLYHVRLSDIAPLFMIKHRLDIMLSHDWPNGVVYHGDIKHLLKFKPFFEQDINKGELGSPATWQLLRDLRPLWWLSAHLHVRFLASIKHNKRSSQLSNGSTSRMKKNLNEIDLDLSCDDDEKPDVLINEESDEPSLKYDETRFLALDKCLPRRRWLEIVEVEPDTSHASWKVENHRMFWDPEFIDNLIIWEKNKDSLSNKPFDSINWMELSQSDRTNEKKVDWENYAIPEYTLDVQKDEIGQTKLFTSKFLA; translated from the coding sequence ATGACTAAATTACGAATTGCTGTACAAGGATGTTGTCATGGTCAACTAAACCAGATTTATAAAGAGGTTGCACGAATCAATTCCAAGACTCCCATTGATTTATTAATAATTCTTGGAGATTTCCAAAGTATCCGTAATGCTCAGGACTTCAAATCAATAGCCATACCTCccaaatatcaaaaacttggTGATTTCATATCATattataataatgaaatcgAAGCTCCTGTTCCTACCATCTTCATTGGTGGCAATCATGAGTCGATGAGGCATTTAATGCTTCTACCGCATGGTGGATATGTAGCAAAGAACATTTATTATATGGGCTATTCTAACGTTATATGGTTTAAAGGTGTGAGAATAGGATCGTTGAGCGGGATATGGAAACAATGGGATTTCAATAAGCAACGACCAAGTTGGAATTATCTAGAAAAGAACAATTGGAAGGCCAATATAAGGAACTTGTACCATGTAAGGCTGTCCGATATTGCTCCCCTTTTCATGATCAAACATCGTCTGGATATCATGCTAAGTCATGATTGGCCGAATGGCGTTGTTTATCATGGTGATATTAAACACTTACTGAAGTTTAAACCTTTTTTTGAGCAAGATATTAACAAGGGTGAACTAGGCAGCCCAGCAACTTGGCAGCTATTGAGAGATTTGCGTCCTTTGTGGTGGCTGAGCGCTCATTTGCATGTCAGATTTTTAGCTTCCATCAAACATAATAAAAGAAGTTCACAACTATCAAATGGATCAACCTcaaggatgaaaaaaaatctaaacGAAATTGACTTAGACTTATCTTGtgacgatgacgaaaaGCCTGACGTGTTAATTAATGAGGAAAGCGACGAACCTAGCTTGAAATACGATGAAACCCGGTTTCTAGCGCTGGACAAGTGCTTACCAAGAAGGCGCTGGTTAGAAATCGTTGAAGTGGAGCCAGATACATCGCATGCCTCATGGAAAGTTGAAAATCACCGTATGTTTTGGGATCCTGAGTTCATTGATAATTTAATAATTTgggaaaagaataaagattCGCTAAGTAATAAACCGTTTGACAGCATTAATTGGATGGAACTATCGCAATCCGATAGGACGAACGAGAAGAAAGTTGATTGGGAGAATTACGCCATTCCTGAATACACCTTAGACGTCCAAAAAGATGAGATAGGTCAAACTAAACTATTTACCTCCAAATTTTTAGCCTAA
- the NNR2 gene encoding NADHX dehydratase (similar to Saccharomyces cerevisiae YKL151C; ancestral locus Anc_5.256) — protein sequence MLAELSHRELIKLAQKKCIPPLLAKFHKGQSGGRVCVIGGCEDYTGAPYFSANAAALMGCDLTHVICEHNAGTVIKSYTPNLMVHPYLRMSSTKSDVDMDEQRRKINLLLDRIHVVVIGPGLGRDPLMLKSIKDVIKYILEKHEGKIPLVIDADGLYLVTQDNDVKEMLRSYPKGRIILTPNVVEFKRLSDAIGKQADSHTEMGSLIAQELNCIVVEKGQLDKIFSPNGENDMLTNNEEGSNKRVGGQGDTLTGAISCMLAFSRAMYDFKICEREEKEEFSNDKTLGNWIDYAMLSCYVGCTITRECSRLGFKAKGRAMQTTDLNDRVGEVFAKLFGR from the coding sequence ATGTTGGCGGAACTATCACATAGagaattgataaaattggctcagaaaaaatgcataCCACCTTTACTGGCAAAGTTCCATAAGGGACAGTCCGGCGGGAGAGTTTGTGTTATTGGAGGATGTGAAGATTATACAGGAGCACCATACTTCAGTGCCAATGCTGCTGCCCTGATGGGGTGTGATTTGACTCATGTCATCTGCGAACACAATGCTGGTacagtcatcaaatcaTACACTCCAAACCTGATGGTTCATCCGTACCTCCGAATGAGTAGCACCAAATCAGACGTTGATATGGACGAacagagaagaaaaatcaatttgTTGTTGGATAGGATTCATGTTGTGGTGATTGGACCTGGCTTAGGTAGAGATCCCTTAATGCTGAAATCCATCAAGGATGTTATAAAATACATACTTGAAAAACACGAAGGCAAGATTCCATTGGTCATTGATGCCGATGGCCTTTATCTAGTAACTCAAGATAACGATGTAAAAGAGATGTTGAGAAGCTACCCTAAGGGTAGAATCATCCTGACGCCAAATGTGGTagaattcaaaagattaAGTGATGCTATAGGCAAGCAGGCTGACTCGCATACTGAGATGGGTAGCTTGATCGCTCAGGAGCTGAACTGCATTGTGGTGGAAAAAGGCCAGTTGGACAAGATCTTTTCACCCAATGGAGAAAATGACATGTTGACAAACAACGAAGAAGGTAGCAACAAGAGAGTAGGGGGCCAAGGGGACACTTTAACTGGGGCCATATCATGCATGCTCGCATTTAGTCGTGCAATGtatgatttcaaaatttgcgAGCGCgaagagaaagaggaaTTTTCTAATGACAAAACTTTAGGAAACTGGATAGATTATGCCATGCTGAGTTGTTACGTGGGCTGCACAATCACCAGAGAATGTTCCCGTCTGGGGTTTAAGGCCAAGGGACGCGCAATGCAGACCACAGACCTAAATGATCGTGTTGGCGAGGTGTTCGCCAAATTATTTGGCAGATAA
- the RSM22 gene encoding tRNA methyltransferase RSM22 (similar to Saccharomyces cerevisiae RSM22 (YKL155C); ancestral locus Anc_5.264) → MMLRRYRNVSLRNVRFISKVANVNLRSLNLEDFIGTNNKGIDGLSSYRDETASLTHTTSSRETRLLPKTLQGQSYRDQLELNPDVSKAINNNIMALHIPNNIRRVATNYYKEIQEPNSLHRPCKTKMEVDAHIASIFLQNYGSVFQSLKELQKRLGIENFEPKRVLDVGFGPATGIVALNDLLGEKYRPDVKDAVILGNAEMLKRAKIILSRQLNEVVDAVEVKESMEEKKDVNKEKDKIFQEDELIGEVMTKKISVMTNLRSSVPGLKEYDLIIITHQLLHNKNVFPIQVDENIEYYLNMLAPGGHIVIIERGNPVGFEIIARARQVMLRPENFPEEFGKIPRPWLRGMTSKNKNRTELKNMASDYFLKVIAPCPHQRKCPLQVGNPNFYTHKEGKDLKFCNFQKSIKRPKFSVELKKGKLLATSWDGSQGSASRLRGTGRRNGRDYEVLNYSYLILERSHQDEKTVKEIEKLRKESISDKYDIGSLGDDTQKTWPRIINDPIKRKGHVMMDLCAPSGTLEKWTVSRSFSKQIYHDARKSKKGDLWASDAKTQIKGLGDLNLQKFQKLEKERIKQMKKEERRTSREITESFNELEDSLQFDNHKLSDVEVVREISTLHGHHFSQHVNKK, encoded by the coding sequence ATGATGCTGAGACGATATCGTAATGTTTCACTACGGAATGTCCGATTCATCTCAAAGGTCGCAAACGTAAATTTACGAAGTTTGaatttggaagattttATAGGCACAAACAATAAAGGGATTGATGGCCTTTCGTCGTACAGAGATGAGACAGCTAGCTTGACTCACACAACTAGCTCTAGAGAAACCAGATTGCTTCCGAAGACGCTTCAGGGCCAGTCATATCGGGATCAGCTAGAGTTAAATCCTGATGTGAGCAAAGCAATCAATAACAATATTATGGCCTTGCATATTCCAAATAATATTAGAAGAGTTGCAACAAATTATTACAAAGAGATCCAGGAGCCAAATTCCTTACATCGACCTTGCAAAACTAAAATGGAGGTTGATGCTCATATAGCgtccatttttttacagAATTACGGTTCTGTCTTTCAATCCCTGAaagaattacaaaaaaggTTAGGCATTGAGAATTTCGAACCGAAGAGGGTTCTTGATGTTGGATTTGGCCCAGCTACAGGTATAGTTGCACTGAATGATCTTTTAGGCGAGAAGTACCGACCCGACGTAAAAGATGCGGTTATTTTAGGCAATGCTGAAATGCTGAAAAGAGCCAAAATCATCTTGAGCAGACAACTAAATGAAGTTGTTGACGCTGTGGAAGTAAAAGAATCCatggaggaaaaaaaggatgtaaataaagaaaaggacaAGATTTTTCAGGAGGATGAGCTTATTGGGGAGGTaatgacgaaaaaaattagtgTCATGACTAACTTACGATCTTCTGTTCCTGGTCTCAAAGAATATGACCTCATTATTATAACGCACCAACTTCTTCATAATAAGAACGTGTTTCCAATCCAGGTAGATGAAAATATAGAGTATTATTTAAACATGCTAGCGCCAGGGGGGCATATTGTTATCATTGAACGAGGAAATCCGGTGGGATTTGAGATCATAGCAAGAGCTAGACAAGTCATGCTCAGACCTGAAAATTTCCCGGAAGAATTTGGTAAGATACCTAGACCCTGGTTAAGGGGAATGACTAGTAAAAACAAGAATCGTACGGAGTTGAAAAACATGGCAagtgattattttttgaaagtaatTGCACCTTGTCCGCATCAAAGGAAATGTCCTTTGCAAGTTGGAAATCCAAACTTTTACACCCACAAAGAAGGCAAGGACCTGAAGTTTTGcaattttcagaaaagcATCAAGAGACCGAAGTTTAGTGTAGAGTTAAAAAAGGGGAAACTTCTAGCCACTTCGTGGGATGGTTCTCAAGGAAGCGCCTCTAGACTACGGGGGACAGGAAGGAGAAATGGCCGTGACTATGAGGTTCTGAATTATTCCTATTTAATACTCGAAAGATCACATCAGGATGAAAAGACTgtgaaagaaattgaaaaattacgAAAGGAGAGTATCAGTGACAAATACGATATTGGATCACTGGGTGACGACACACAAAAGACCTGGCCACGAATTATTAATGACCCTATCAAACGTAAAGGCCATGTTATGATGGATTTATGTGCGCCATCAGGTACGCTAGAAAAATGGACGGTTTCGCGGTCGTTTTCCAAACAAATTTACCATGATGCTAGAAAGAGTAAAAAGGGTGATTTATGGGCCTCAGATGCCAAGACACAGATCAAAGGATTGGGAGATTTGAACCTTCAGAAGTTTCAGAAATTAGAAAAGGAGAGAATCAAgcaaatgaagaaagaggaaCGCCGAACATCCAGAGAAATAACGGAATCGTTCAACGAATTGGAGGATTCCCTTCAATTTGATAATCACAAACTTTCAGACGTTGAGGTGGTAAGGGAAATATCGACCTTACACGGACACCATTTTTCACAAcatgtaaataaaaaatga